The following nucleotide sequence is from Cottoperca gobio chromosome 20, fCotGob3.1, whole genome shotgun sequence.
ttttctcaatatatctatatattctatctatGGAATAAGtctatatagcatatatatgtatatatacttttGGTAGGGTTCTGAAAACATTCAGGTACATTCACTTGACCCtgtgatgtattttttttttattcatatgaaagataaaacacagacagtAAGCAGAGATACTTGCCATGTAGTAATGGCCTCCCATCAAGAAACAAGACATTAAGCATCCCCCAAAAGAAGAAGCAAACGTAACAAATGTCTCAGTGTTGGTTCTTTAAGGACCAACAACAAGCATAAATATACTAAAAGACCTCTGTATTAATCTAGAGTACAAAATAGCATATTTTCTGGACTTGACAACAGTTTATATTAACTCTAATAATAGAGTCTGGCTGCACACAATTCCACAGGTGCGTACATGAGCTGGCAACAACAGGTAGGCAATTCGATGGTTTCCTTTGCGTACTTACTAAGTCAACAAAAAGTATTCAGTCAGTGGTTAAAAAGCTTAAATGCAAAACTCACTTCTACAATCACTAGTGTGAATAGACCCTTGGCATATCACAGAATACACAAATAGGCATTAATCAACAAGTCAAGGAGATAGAACTTGGCCTACCGAGGACCATACTGACGGTAAGCCACACTATGCAAGAACACCGATTCTTTTTTCAGAAGGCCACAAGGATGTCACTTGGGTGCTGGTTAGGAAAATGTTCTTTCATGGGTCCGAGTTGACAGAGGACCCCAATACTGCCCTTAAATCGGACTGTGAAAGTTCAAGTCATAACTGAAATATTGATTTTCCGTTACAGGAGCAACATTGCATCAAAGGATTGTGTACACATACGGATTTATTTGAACCTGTAATAACCCAAGGCCTATTGTCAGCCTGTGTGACGTTAGACAGTGTACCCTTGTTATGAGATTTACATTTctcagtgttttaaaaagggTCAGTccacctaaatttaaaaccatATTTTCCCACTTTACCATAGTGGTATCTAGTCATGCAGATTTGGTCATTTCAGTCGAGATGAAGATCTTTGAGATTTCTGCCTCCAATCTTATGAAATTTTGTTTATGGTGCTCACAGtattatacaaaaaaaatggTTTCCTCTGTATAATCCACAGATTAACATGGACACTGTTAGATGTTGTCATTAAACttgaaacatttaattaatcatTGGTGTGGAAGCAGAAATCTCAAAAACTGAGCACATAAATCCAAATGATCTGCATGGCCAGATACCACAAGAGGTAAGAGTTTGAGTGAAATGACCCTTTAACAGTATTTCTGTGTCAGCTCGGTTATAAATGACCCTTTTAATACGATTTTAAATAAGCAGTAGAAAAAAATAATCCAACGGGATATTAAATAGACATCTCCAAACACTTTCCAAAAAACAGAACAGTGCAATCAAAATAACATGAAAAATATTCTCTGACCTAAGAGAATATCCCTTATGAATTGTAACACAAAGATACATTTTCACCATTGGCTTAAtattctttttccttttttattttccttctggaCCAAGTCAAATGCCTCAACTGGTGTAAAATGAAACTAATGATAAAAGACATAAGAGACAATCTCCATCCCTGTGCAGCTGATTGTTAGGactgagtgtgtgagaggagcAACAGTGAATGGCTCCACGCCCATCCAAGGGGCTAGGCTGGATAGTGTGGGCTTGGAGCAGGAGTGTCTAGATCCCCGTCCGCCTCACCCTCTTCCTGGCCGGAGTAGGAGCTCAGTGCGTCCCACAGAAGGCTGGGCTGCTCACAGTGGTGGCGACTCCTCCAGTGCTCCATAACTGCCTCTTTAGTGTCCAACACCTCGCTGCAAAGCACACAGTTAAAGGCTGCACCTGCTGCAAGGACCCCAAGACCTCCGCCGCGATCGGGTGATGAAAGGATCCCATCGTCCTCCTCTCGTCCATGGTGGTGGGATATGATGTGCCTCTTAAGTTTGGAGAACGAGACAAACTCCTCATCGCAGCTGCCGCACTTGACCAAGTTGCGCTTCTCGTTTAGCTGCCGCCAGTAGTGGGCGGCATGCTTTACCAGTTCATTCTCAGCCTCTCGGCCACCCCGCAGTTGTTTGCCATCGTGAAGTGGAACCTGGACCTCCTCCCCATGAACATACAGCAAGTGCATCTTCATGTCGGCAAAGGTGGGAGTGATGGACTGGCAGCGGCCACATTTAATCTGCAGCTCCACAGGGTCTTCACGATCCTGTTCATCTGATGGCTCTGGAGAGTTGGCCCTGAGgaaaatcatttaaaactttgttatgactgtttaaaaaaaatagttaaTTAGGCAGGTaatcaatttatatattttgccaACTCATTTATAGAAGTTGACATCTATGCATAAAACCAGCTACAAGGTAAAAGTCACAATAAAGTAGGTGCTAAATCAATAATTATCTCACCCCTCCACAGACCGGTCATCCTCATGATGGCTGATGGATGGCTCCACAGTCAACACCACCTTGTGGACCTCTCTCAGATGACTGAAGTAAACCCCCACATATCCAAAGGACTTCTCGCAGAACTCACAGCAAAGAGACCGACGCGGGCGTACCTCGGAGTGGTGAAGCTTCATGTGGGTGCTCAGGCTGCCGGAGTGAGCGTACGCTTTGCGACAGACTGGGCAGACGTAGGGACGGCTATTGGTGTGACTGTTCATGTGGCTCTGTAGGTGATGATTGAACTGGAAACAGCGGCTGCAGGTGGGGCAACGATGGAGCGGACGGCTGCCTATGAACACTCTCGGATGTGAGGCACTTCTCAAGTGTAGGGTTACTGGGGCTGGTTGGGGAGGACAGTCCAAAGCCTTGGTTGTGGAAGGGGCGGGGAGCTGATGACCAAGTACGAGCTCCTGCTCCTGGCCATCTGGGGTAATGGCAGGCAAACTAACTAGCTGGGGAACTGTCTCCATAACCAACATGGGTTTGGGTCGGATGCTGCGGTACTTCTTTGAAATATCAACTTCTTTTTGTTTGGCGCCTGGAACAACTGCTGTCGGTTTCTCTGGGACCCTTCTACGGAAAAATGACAAAGACCTTTTCTTTCTGGCCTCAAATGCCAAGATGTCCTCCattgtctttctcttcctccccctcttcttgCCAGGTGGTTTCTCTAGGGTTCCCAACACAGGCATGAGTGAGGTCTTGGTCTGGGGCTGTAGAGTGGAGTTTGGGATCTGGTTGTGACCCAAGGCTTCAGCTGTCTCGAGGGTCTTGGATGGAGGATCTAAGGGGCTGGAGAGTCCTGTCTGGCTAGAGAAACCCTTGTTATCTGGGGACAAATTGCTGAGCTTGGCAGCTGGGATGAGGGTGTTCTTCATTTTAGAGTAGGGCAAAATGGGCAGTTTACCCTTAGGTGGGGACGGGATAATCTGGACTGCTTTGCTGAAGATGGCTGAAGACAGGACAGTGATACTGCTCTGGGGCTGGGCTACAGCGGACTTAGATTGGCACAGCCTCACTGTAGTCTTACCTTCCTCCAGGGATTTGCTCGGGGAGCCTTTGACAGCAGCTGGGGGGTACTGGAGGTTCTGAATAAGACTAGTTGTAGCAGGTCGTTCAGAACTATCTGGTACTCGCTCTAACTGAGAACTCGGGTACAGGACAGCATTGTCTGGGAGTAAAGCAGTGACAGAGATGTCAGAGGAGGCTGGGTCAATCAGGATTACCTGCTCTGAAGGCTCGTCTTTGGGAACTAGGATATCTTTTGTGTGCTTCGACTCCAGTTGTTTTTTCTTCGTCACTGTTGATGGCCCACTCACCACTGACACAGTTTGCGTGGTCACAGCGACCTTGAAGACTGTTTTGGCCCTAGAAGCTAGTGGTGGTGACTTGACCTTATCTGTGGTCCCCCTGCTCCTCACTGGCTGGTATCTTGGAATGGGCAACTTGGGGTTATTTTGagtttgctgctgttgttgctgtggtgtctgagaagagacagaaggggGGATCGCCACCAGAGAGAAAGTGCCATCCTGACCTGCTATTTGCATAAGTGCATAGTTTTGGGTGGGCACAATGATGGACTTGGGGCTGGAGGCGGTGGTAGCCTCAGGGAGGGCAGAGGGAGGCTGGCAGGACAGGACCGcaggggagggggagggcaCCACGGCCGGGGCCTTAGGGGCGATGCTCCGGAACTGAAGGCTCTTCATCTGAAGGGCTGGACTCACTGGCTACCAACTGAAACAGAATCACAAAAGAAACAGCGTTTTGAGCCTTAACTTTCAGTTTGAGCCCTAACCTTCTAACCTCAAGTTTCCACATCAACAATTACCGCCACCCTTGCAACATGGTATGATTACAGTCTTAAATCTGTTTGATGCCTAAAAGGAATAACTGAGATTAATACATGACTTCCTGTGGTCTCTACTGAGAGCTGCCAAGATCATGATCGGAAATGTGACCTCACTGCACACAGCGTCAGTTCTTTTTGATTGTGTCATTACTGTGCAACCCAAGCAGGAGAGAAGCAAACattgtacacacatacagtcaaaAATGCAGGCATCTGCACAAGTGTGACAAGCTGTCCTATTACCTATGTATCTCTGGTCACACAGCAGACTCACTCTCCCCCAGGCTAAGGACAGACTGCCCCCTTTGATTTGGACTCAGCATGTAGCTGTGGTACATGCTGGGGCTCTGCGGGGGGCTCCTCTTGCCCCCCCTCACTTCCTGGAAGGATCAGCCAGTGGAGCGTGAAAGCTGCCCAAAGGCAGTATCTTTACTATATGAAGAGGGGTCCCCTCTCATCTCCCCCTTCACTGACCAGCAATGCAACCTGGCCAAAGGCAATATGGATGCCCCTGAAAAAAGCCCTGGATTTACTTTATCATCCCTTGTTCACAAACAACATTTCATGGTTATCCAACAGGGATGAGGCTTTTCCACTCTGTGGATCGCCATTCTGACTGTGTTGATACGAAATACTGCTGAAGTCTATGGGGAAACTGTAACCTCAGAGTGAGGTTTTAAACAAgtctatattatataaatcTACCGTACAGTTTCCATCCATCAATCAAAAGCCACAGGTatggctttaaaaacaaaagacagaattcccttcatttatatcaatacTGAATCTTTATATCAAAAGGAGGGAGAGATTACAGAGGAATGCTTCAAAGGGCCTAATTGTAAACAGACTCTGAGGTTTAAATTTCACATTATGACCCGTCTTTCAATGGCAGTGTTTGATACAGGCAGTGTTCCAACTCCACTCTGTAATAATAATCAGCATAAAGTGCAACAATCTGGAGGTGtcacaaaaggaaaatattcaACAACAGAATGtctcaatacaaaaaaaaccatCTGTATTAATTTTCAAAGCAGTCTGGGCAAGACACTTTATACATTCAAAaaggggaagaaaagaaaaattgcAAAGGGCATATTGTTTAACAGCTGGAAGTGTTTCTGTGCGGAGAGATTATTTATACAGTACCCCTACCGCATTACGACTCCATAAAACTGGAGATATTCCTTCTCTGTGTGGATAGTTGACTCCAGTTTGACTGTGACTTTGGCTGAACACAGAGTGGAATAAAACCGGGGGATGTGTGTTCCTCTGGACATTTTATGTGGCTATAGAAAGTGGGAGATTGGGATAGAGACAACTATTGGCGATAAATTCTACCACAAAAAAGTTTACAGTTGGAcattggagggggggggggggggggtggaaggTGTGTATCAACAGCTGGAGAAGCAGCCAGTAGGCCTATAATCCTTTTGTCACACATGATTCAGCAGACGTCACCTGACACCAAGTAACTCCATACAAAAACAAGATTGGCTTTAATATATCCCTTTGTCTCATTCCACCTGAAAAAGTAATAGTAGTGTAGTAGCATGGTCAGTGTAGAGGGatatttgtttgtgctttatttCTTAGATATgtctaaaaaaactttttaaatcTATGCATTTGATACTACACAATAAGACCACTTTGCATTGATCCCCATCAGCCTACGAAGGCAAGAGATAAGGCAAGAAGCACAGCCTGTCCTAACAATTGTTCTCATTACTATGCAAATTATTTCAGCAAGGTGATCCAACATCTAATCTGATCATGTACACTGATGCTTCGTGTACTGTTCTTGCACTGCTGTGTCTACAAGCGTCTGTACACAGATGTGTTTGCACAGACAGACCGATGCCACTATGACGAGCATGTGGCAGGAGGAAGTAGGGACAGGAAGGAAACAGGAGGAACTAGACAACAAATGAACACTGAAATTATCCATGGGCATATGCAACTGCTctgacaatgttaacatgctgatgtttagtaaggtatgtttaccatgttcactatcttattctagcatgttagcatgctaacattagctaataaGCACTAAACACAGTACAGCAGAGCTTTTAGTATTAGGTATTTTGCACTGaataagtgaaaactttgatATGTTGGTGGCACTAGAGTAAAAGTCAAGGAATCATGGGAAATTTGGTTTGAATCCATACTAAGGACGGGCATTTCAAGCAAAAACACTAATAGATATTCACTGGGAACTATTCGTCCATTCTTTGAATGCATTACTACCAGGCACTAGGGCATGTGAGCGAAGTGGAGCGGTGATAATGTTCATTCCCTCCGCTGGCCCGCTCAATACTGCTCCGCTCACTTGCTTTGCCATGCATAGGTAAAAACCAgggaaaacatatatttttaaggCAAGACGATTGTTGCACAAAccatttgattttttaaatatttaatgactATTTGAAAATCATGAGTACATAAACTGGTTGGTGCtctatttcagtctggaccaaaatTGAGGAAAGACAACTGAGTAATCCTCAAAATTTAAATCATAGTTTGgtttaaaacaggaagtagtgCCTTATTGTAAAGCATGCAAACATTcacaacaacattttgtttCCAAAGTCGGCTAGATGTTCAAATGTGTAGGGGGGAGAGTTGGACAGTGGCAAGTAAAAGCTGCTAAGACCAACTGCAGCACGGCTTTCTAGATGCCCTGAAGCTACTGgtttaacacacattcacagtctCTGAGATCTACTACAAGAAGTACGCTGATCCAACATGTGAGAGTCTGTGATGATGACATCGCTTCAGGCAACACCTACTTATTCACTGTACAGAAAGGGGCAGTGACAAAGTCTCCTTTACTGGTGTAAGCTGACCAATATTACCATTTGAAAAATGCTACGCTCCTCCTTTAATCTTCTCTTTCAATTACTCCTCTCTATGCGAGTCCTCTCTTTTTATACTTTGCTTCCCCTTTTGGGatgcctctctctgtgtgcttcCATCTGCATAATCAGCATGTTAACAAGTCTCCTTGTCCAGTTTAGCCACATGGGAGAGGGTTGAGGAAAAAAgcaagaaaggagaggaggagaaagaaaaggcttTATTCACTTGCGGATGTACCAGTGACGGTCAGCTTGCCCTGTCATCATCATTCTCTGTTCTCCTGAGGTGGTCCTTGTgcacagtgagacacagaggaaagacagaaactGTCTGGAAGACAGCCAGAGAGCTACAGATGCTTCAGAGCCAGACGTGTAAACCTGCTTCTGATCATGATGATCTAGACTCAGCTGGGAGAATAGCAGTGACACTGTGTAAAggcagagacaaaacaaaggcTAGAAATATATCAAGACAGTGTCATGATTTACGCCAATTGTTatctttaatacattttccaaataGGGACAGTTGTTCAATTCACAGAAGACAAATGTTCCTCTAGTTAAGAATACAAGAGAGGTATTGGccattttctgtctttgttaaAGCCACATAGCCATTTACAGCAGCATTGGAAAGATTTCAGACCCTTTCACctgttgggttagggttagggttgcaGCACCCGGATAGCGTGAttctgccaccaccatgcttcatcAGAGGTATGGTAGTAGCTAGGTTCTTCTCTTAACTCTAGGAACAGTCCTGGTAGTTCGACCCTAGGAACATTCAAAGCTTAAGAACTAGTTGTATTCCCATGCCAAGATAAATTAGCTTGGCTGGTGCACAAGCACTATGAATTGTGGGTCACAGGTGTGTGCCTTAGCAAATCATTTCCAATACTTTTTCCTTCAATTAAGTTCTACAGAATATAGAGATACAATATCTTCAGGAAAATATGAGAAAGCAAGGTAGACCTAACTCAATTTAGAGTGCCATAGCATTGATAGCCtatatgtgtatttttaatgaatttCTAAATTCATAAATTCAGGTTCTCTGaatccaaaacacaaaagagTGAAAAGGTGAAGGGGCCTCAATACTTTACATAGCCACTGCAATTCACCTATAATACATTGGCCTACCACTAGTAGCATTAGCCCTTTAACCAAGTTACTGTTTCAGTGCCTGAAAGTGCCCTCCACTGCAAACCTGTGTCTAACTAATTGGTAGCGAGATCTGACGGGCCCAGTCTTCATTCTATGGGGTATAACACAGCGAGGCAAAATGTGCAGAGAGGTCATAGATGCTACTCAATCTGCCGCTGGATTTGAAATGCCAACCACTTTAATCTGactggggtcagaggtcagggctGGGGTGACGCAAAAACCTGGTTTGTGGAGAGAATGTGAGAGACTGAGGGAGTAAAGAgtagaaggaaaaaaaaagggtgGGGGTGATCCATAGAGACAGATTATCAGGTAAAGCCAGAGGGGTGAGAGGTGAGGATCTGCTGTTTATGCTGGAAACAGCTCAGGGTTGAGCAGGAGGGCAGTGTGGGGACGGGCTAGGCATCCACCTGGAATGGAATGAAACGGTATGAAGTGAACAGcacaagctgcacacacacagacacacacaataacttCAGCTCACACCCTCAAACTTGGACCTGGGTCACATGTAGAAGTGTGCCAGCCAAGACCGATGGGCTGACCGGCCAAAACAACCTGCCTATTGTTCGCCAGTAACGCAATTTAGTGAGAGGTGAAAGCACAGCTCtgtgaaatgtcaaaacatGGAGAGTGCTGTGTTTTGGTCGCATCCCTGATGCATTCTCTGATTCGGTTTTGACCAACTACTGTTTAAACTGCAGAGTCCTGCATTTTGCTCCCACAATAGGGGAAAGGGAGGTTTCTATTGtggtgagagaaaaaaaaatcaaatgtgaagtgttttgagTAAAGCCGAGCAGAGTAGTGTGAGGTTTGTTATCTCCCTCATAGGTGAGAGCAATGCTCATCTGGGACTCAAAGATAGGGCCTGGAGATGGGGGGGCTCTggaatgaagtgtgtgtctgtgtgtgtgttcgcgcACAAACCCAGCAGAGGCCAAGCTCCCCCAGGTTTTAGCCCAGATGAAAGGCCAGGATCTGGGCTAGATAAGAGGGCAGATCACGGGGGGTCGGGGCCAGCCGGCTGTGAGAAGCCATGTCCAGCGGCCATCTCTCATcaacctcctcacctcctccctctcacacaaatacaaacacagaatgtGGGATTAGGGAACCTGAGATAGTGAGCGAGGTagttaaaactttttttttttattctctctcgCTTTTTtcaatgttattaaaacacaataaaggcACATTCTGTGAATGATGCAGTCCAAGAGGAAATTAGATAATTCcatttgttttttcctcctGAGTGAACTTAAGCGTCATCTGTGCTCCATTGCTTCTACCTGCGTGCATGCTAACTGCTCATATTTGCAACCCAGCCTAAAGTGTGGAGCAAAGGCGGTCATGGGGAAAATGAAATCAGTGTTTGCAGAGGTCCTTGTTTCATCCCAGAGCTCTGCTGAATGAGAGGGCCAAGGAgtgggagaaacacacacacacacacacacacacacacacacacacaccgtatgTCATCCACTGTCACCTGCGCAAATCAATGCAACTGAGAAATCCATTCCAATTAGGATCCCGCTGCTCTGCCCTGCATGTGGATGTAGATTAATCGATATAGAAATCCCACTGCTAACCTGCCGTTGCTCTTCGAGAATATGCTTAACTGAGACTCTAGATCTATCATTGACTTACATCTTAGAAATAAATTCAgttatcattttcttttgtgttttttctagGTATAAATATTCCAAGGTAAGGCAAAAAACATTCCACCATAGTTTAAGGATTTCAGAATAAGTGGTCACTGCAGACAAGCTGGACcctcaataaaaaacaaagcactGCACTTTGAAGGCAGGATGCTGTAAACCCCTGCAACCAATGACCTTTGACCCGCTGTCCAACAAGGCCATGTGTCATCCCCGGGAAGCTGTAACATCGTCAATCATCCATGCTCACAGATGAACCAAATGAGcataagacacacacagtcacagtcacatgCGCACAGATGACATGGCTGCCGGCTCAGAGCTGAGTGGCGTCGACGTGGAGCGGAGGTGACAGCAGTGTGTCCAAGTGCGTGTAGACGCGCGTGTTCAAGGTCTCAAGTGTTAACGTGTTCCCCTCTCAGGCAGCCAGCACTGTGTTAGCCATGCTCAACATTAAACCTTTACCTGACCTTTCCCTCTGCCGTGACATTTGGACCCTTCTGAATAGGTCAAACAGGACTAAAGAGTGGTGGAGAAAGGGaagggagctggaggagagaaaaaataaaagaggagaggaatgaGGGCTGTCAGTGCAGGGAGGAGACAACTGATGTGCTTGGgaatatttaagaaaaacatcaataactgaaagtttaaatatttcagaaatTCCCACATAAAACTATCGTGCAGAAGGGACAATTTCTGAAGATTTTACAATCCCATTATTCAGTGTGACAGCACGGGAGAAAAGCGCAATATAAAATGCTACTCTGCTGAATTCACATCTGTGAAAAAGCACTGGCAGAGTCAAATATATTGTTTCAGAAATGTGCAGAGTCACTGATGTCAGGAAGTTGCTgcgagtacattttgctgaatgACCAACAGGAACAAGGCAGGAAATAACAATATGCTGGTAAGATTGCTACAGAAAGTAGAAAACAGAGCGGAAAAAGCGGAAACTGCTGGATGTATGACATACAAGGCGACCTTATGTACCAATGCGGAGCAGATAAAAACATGGTGAACTCTGTCGGATGTACTCTAGATGTAAGGTTGAAGAGGAAACAAACTATTTGTCCCGGTGTGCTAGTACAAAAGTAAACAGTATCTTTACTTTGAAATTCAGGCTACACATATCTTGACATGGTGTAGCATGGCATTTCTAGAGATAGAGTAATGACCTCATTTAACCAGCAGATTTCCAGAGTGTGGACTTAGACCGATTGGTCACCCTCTAAGAAGCATGACCTTAAAAATTAATTCCATGTTTCCATTCCAGCTGGACAATACAATACCAAATACAAATTATGTGAGATCACAATGTTAAAAATCTGAAGAGGCACGCATCAGATCTGTGGCGATTTCCGCATTTGGATCATCTAGCAGCGTCTGAACCCTCTTTCTATCTCCAAAGTGGGGGAGCCATCTGAAAAGTTGTGTGACTTTCCAAAACAGACAATCCAACAATCATGCAGGAGGTATAAAAGTAGACAGGGTCCACATCTTTCAAGctttctgttttcattcttcACAAAACTACGTCCGTCACTTTTTGTGTGAATCGAGCAACACAATGAATGCCTTTCAGGAAAGACTTTCCCCAAGTCTGCACCGGTATCCCCTTGCGGCCCTTTCCGTGAAATCAGCTGTTTTGGAAGACGTGTGAACCTCTGCCTTCAGATGTGGtggcacaaaacaaaacacaaaaagaaccGGTTGTTTTGAAGCATACCGAGACCTTGAATCTCAGATAGTCATCGGGAatgctttatttaaaatcagGTAACATGTGATGAACACGAAGATAGAAGCAAACAAAAAGGACCAGTCCATTTTTATCTACCTCcctcctcttgtcctctcccTACTTCcttaatttattaatttgctCCTCAATCTCTACTGACATGCGCGCCgtcacactctgatacacatatactcacaagtagaaaaccttcagacacacaaatacTCCCCAGATAAGGACTGCAAAGAATTTGAGTTCATGTAGGCCCTGCCAAGTAAAAGTGATGCCACTGCAACCTTGACTAGGACACTAAGATAACACCTGCGTTCCCGGTCCCACCTTAATGATCACTCAACGCAATGGGAGAACTTTAATGGGGGCcctggaaggaaggaaggaaggaaggaaggaagcagCCAGCTTGCTAATTTTAGACATCTCAGATGAAACACTGgaaaaggcagagaggaggtgtgGAGAGGCGGGAaagttctctgtctctcactttcTGCATCATGTCTTTCTAACTATCATTACCCTCTGCATCCGCTATGAGAGAGTCTCATAGCTCTTTGATTCTCTgaatcatttctctctctctctctcttcctgttgccagccctctttccctctctcccttcctggctttctctgtctctttctccattttttccatctctctctttcattctcaCCTCCCTTCCCTTCTGTCGGTACCTGAGTAAATAAACAGTGTTGTGTGGGATGCTAATTAGAGCAGGTTCAGGGACGTGACGAGCCCAGAGACAGATAAACAGCAAGgtggggaggagaagagatgagatggagggggtgggggtggaggtAACCCACCCCAAgggcaacacaacacagacacaaacacgtcAGCTTAGCGGTGAAGGACAGACAAGAGTGGTTTTGGCTTTCAACCCAACTTAGGGCAGCTTTGAGGCGAAGGGCGGTAGCAGGGTAGAGGACTTTAAGGGGTTGCGATGGAGTGAAGGGCACAAGCATAAAAAGGGGGCACGTGCTGGAGCATCAGCCAcgatgagaggaagagggaacGTCGTGCGAACTTCCTTAATGACGTCTGCTCCGAGAGACCTGGTGCGAGATCAAAAGAATATGCAGATGATCCAAACAGTTCTTCTCCTGTCGAGGTGAGCCTGGGCTTCTAAAAGCAGGTCAATGTGAGGCAGCTTGTTCTTATTTAACATAAGCTGGCCTTTCTTGGGGGAATAAACTGCTGGATATGCAGGTGAGAAGGTAATGTTACAAAGGAGAGGTGAACACAAACAAGTACTGACACTTGGGGGTAGCTTGCTGTAACTCTACACTGTCAAAGCAAAAATAGAATGTTATCAGACAGGAAGCAGGCCGACTTTGAAATCACTTTAACCTGAATGGTATTATCCTTTAAAAGAAATCCTGAGCTACATTATATGTAACATTGCGACAGAAATGAAGACTAGACATTTGGACTTCTGACTTGACTTGAAGTTGCCCTCAAAGACTTGACACTTGCTC
It contains:
- the znf438 gene encoding zinc finger protein 438, whose product is MKSLQFRSIAPKAPAVVPSPSPAVLSCQPPSALPEATTASSPKSIIVPTQNYALMQIAGQDGTFSLVAIPPSVSSQTPQQQQQQTQNNPKLPIPRYQPVRSRGTTDKVKSPPLASRAKTVFKVAVTTQTVSVVSGPSTVTKKKQLESKHTKDILVPKDEPSEQVILIDPASSDISVTALLPDNAVLYPSSQLERVPDSSERPATTSLIQNLQYPPAAVKGSPSKSLEEGKTTVRLCQSKSAVAQPQSSITVLSSAIFSKAVQIIPSPPKGKLPILPYSKMKNTLIPAAKLSNLSPDNKGFSSQTGLSSPLDPPSKTLETAEALGHNQIPNSTLQPQTKTSLMPVLGTLEKPPGKKRGRKRKTMEDILAFEARKKRSLSFFRRRVPEKPTAVVPGAKQKEVDISKKYRSIRPKPMLVMETVPQLVSLPAITPDGQEQELVLGHQLPAPSTTKALDCPPQPAPVTLHLRSASHPRVFIGSRPLHRCPTCSRCFQFNHHLQSHMNSHTNSRPYVCPVCRKAYAHSGSLSTHMKLHHSEVRPRRSLCCEFCEKSFGYVGVYFSHLREVHKVVLTVEPSISHHEDDRSVEGANSPEPSDEQDREDPVELQIKCGRCQSITPTFADMKMHLLYVHGEEVQVPLHDGKQLRGGREAENELVKHAAHYWRQLNEKRNLVKCGSCDEEFVSFSKLKRHIISHHHGREEDDGILSSPDRGGGLGVLAAGAAFNCVLCSEVLDTKEAVMEHWRSRHHCEQPSLLWDALSSYSGQEEGEADGDLDTPAPSPHYPA